The Streptomyces sp. TLI_105 DNA segment ACGCGATGAGGCGCTTGAGGTCGCCCTTGTTGCCGGGCTTCGCGAGGGCGAGGCAGGCGAGCGATCCGTAGATGATCCCGGCGACGGCGAAGGCGGCGAGGTACGGGGCGAAGGTCCGCATGCCGTCGGGGGTGATCGGCAGGACGATCCGGACGAAGCCGTACGTGCCCATCTTGAGCAGGACGCCGGCGAGGAGGACGGAGCCGACGGTCGGGGCGGCGGTGTGGGCGTCCGGGAGCCAGCTGTGCAGCGGCCACATCGGGGTCTTCACGGCGAGCCCGAGACCGATCGCGAGAACGGCGATGACCTGCACGGATGTGGTCAGTCCACGGCCGTTGTCGGTGGCGAGTGCCACCATGTCGAACGTGCCCGCCTTCACGCCGATGAGGAGCAGGCCGAGCAGCATGACGACGGAGCCGAGCAGCGTGTAGAGGATGAACTTCCAGGCGGCGGCCTGCCTGCCCTCGCCGCCCCAGCGGGCGATGAGGAAGTACATCGGGATGAGGACCATCTCGAAGGCCAGGAAGAACAGGACGAGGTCGAGGACGGCGAAGGTGGCGAGGGTGCCGGACTCCAGGACGAGGAGCAGGGCGACGAAGGCCTTCGGGGACGGGCCCGACGGCATCTTGAAGTAGCTGTACAGCGCGCAGAGGAAGGTCAGCAGCGCGGTCAGGACCAGGAGGGGGAGGGAAATGCCGTCGACACCGAGGTGGATGCGCACGTCGAGTGCCCTGATCCAGCTGATGTCCGTCGTGGCCTGCATCTTCGACGGGTGGTCGTGGTCGAAGCCGAGCGCGAGGACGAGCGCGGCCAGCAGGATGACGCCGGTGACGGTGACGCCGTGGCGGAGCACGGCCTGGTCGGGCGACTTCCCCTTCAGCCCGGGCGGGGCGGGCAGGAGAGCGGCGGCGGCGCCGGCCAGCGGGCCGACGACGATCAACGCGAGAAGGAACTGCATCACGGATTCGCTGATATCGATCACGGCTCACGCTCCGGCGACGGCGTTGGCGAGGGCGACGGCGACGATCGCCAGGACGACGGAGCCGGCGAGCAGGGCGCTCAGATAGGTCTGGACGTTGCCGGTCTGGGCGCGGCGGACGAGCCATCCGAGGCCCTTCGCGCCGTTCCCCGCGGCTCGTACGTAGGTGTCGACGACCTCGCGGTCCAGGAAGCGGACCAGGGAGGCGGCGGCGAGTACGGGGCGGACGAAGGCGGTCCGGTAGACGGCGTCCAGGTGGAAGCCGGCGGCGGCCGGTCCGTGCAGCGGTCCCAGGAGGGCGCGGCCGGGGTCGGCCGGGTCCTCGGCGGGGTGCGGCAGGTGCAGCGCCTCGGCCTCCACCCGGCCCGCCTCCGCGTCGGGGTGGGCGACGTGCGGCACGGGGACCGGGGCGGGGGTGCGGGCCGCGAGGGTGCGCCAGACCGCGTAGGTGATCACGGCTCCGGCGGCGGCGAGGCCCGTGCCGAGGACGGCCGTGGTCAGGGTCGGGGTGAGGGCGTGCCCGTCGAACCAGTCGTCGAGGTACGTGACGGTCAGACCGAAGCCCAGGGAGGGGATCGCGAGCACCCACAGGACGCTGGTCATGGCGATCGGCTGACGGCCGTGGTCGGGGGCTTCGGGGCCGTGGCCGCGGAAGGTCCGCAGCCAGAGCCGGAGCGCGTACGCGGCGGTCAGCAGGGCCGTGAGCAGTCCGGCGACGAGGACGATCCAGCCGGCTCCGGCGGGGGCGACGTCCCGCTCGCCGAGGGCGGTGTGCTCGGCGGCCACGAGGACGGCTTCCTTGGAGAAGAAGCCGGCGAAGGGCGGGATCGCGGCGAGCGCGAGGAGGGCGACGGTCATCGTCCAGTACGCGTCGGGGATGCGCTTGGCGAGGCCGCTCATGCGGGACATCGCGGTGAGCGAGTTCGTGCCGGCGGCGTGGATGACCGCGCCGGCGGCGAGGAACAGCAGCGCCTTGAACGCGGCGTGCGAGAGGAGGTGGAAGACGGCGGCCCCGCGGTCGCCGACGGCGAGGGCCCCGGCCATGTAGCCGAGCTGTCCGATCGTCGAGTAGGCGAGGACCCGCTTGATGTCGTCCTGGGCGAGCGCGGCGAGCGCCGAGCCGACCATGGTGATCGCGGCCATCACGGCGAGGACGGTCATCGCGGCGGCGGAGGCGGCGAAGACCGGAAGCAGCCGGGCCGTGAAGTAGATGCCGGCGGCGACCATCGTCGCCGCGTGGATGAGCGCGGAGACGGGGGTGGGGCCGGCCATGGCGTCCGGGAGCCAGGTGTGGAGCGGGAACTGCGCGGACTTGCCCGCGACACCGGCGAGCAGCAGCAGCGCGATCAGGGTGGGGTGGTCGAGGCCGCCGCTCGCGACGGCGCCGAGGACGCCCGTGATCCGGAACGTGCCCGCGTCGGCGGCGAGCGCGAAGAGACCGATGAGGAAGGGGACGTCGCCGAGCTTGGTGACGAGGAAGGCCTTCAGGGAGGCGGACCGGGCCTCGGGGGTCTCCCAGTAGTGGCCGACGAGGAAGTACGAGCAGATGCCCATGATCTCCCAGCCGACCAGGAGCACCATCAGGTCGCCGGAGTAGACGACGAGCAGCATCGCGGAGGTGAAGAGGGAGACGAGCGCGGCGTACGAGGGGTAGCGCGGGTCCTCGCGGAGGTAGCCGGTCGAGTAGATCTGCACGCAGGTGGCGACGACACCGACGAGGACGGCGACGAGCGCGGCGAAGCCGTCGATGTGGAGGGCCAGGTCGACGGGGACCGAGCCGGTCGGGGTGAGCTGGGTGGCGGCGTCGATCGCCCTGCCCCCGCCCTGGCGGGCGGCGACGAGGACGGCGAGGACGGCGGCGGCGAGGGTCGGCAGCACGGCCAGCGGGCGGACGAAGCCGGGCGCGGTCCTGCCGAGCAGGAGTCCGGTGGCGGAGCCGAGGAAGGGGAGGAGGGGGACGAGGACGGCGAGGGTGGTCGTGGTCACGCGGCGGCCTCGGCCTTCTCCTCGGCGGACGGCTGTTCCTTGGTGTCGCGCAGACGGTCGACGTCCGAGGTCCCGCGGTTGCGGTGGACCATCAGGACGATGGCGAGTCCGATGCCGATCTCCGCGGCGGCGACGGCGATGGTGAAGAGGGTGAGCGCCTGGCCGGCGTGGAGGGTGTCCCGGAGCCAGACGTCGAAGGCGACCAGGTTGAGGTTGACGGCGTTGAGCATCAGCTCGACGGACATCAGGACCAGGATCGCGTTGCGGCGGGCGAGGACGCCGTAGAGACCGACGGCGAAGAGGAGGGCGGCGAGGACGGCGGGGTAGGCGAGGTGCATCAGCGCTCGTCCTCCTTCTTCTTGCGGGAGAGGACGATCGCGCCGACCAGGGCGGCGAGGAGCAGCACCGACAGCGCCTCGAAGGGCAGCACCCAGTGCCGGAAGAGGATCTGTCCGGTCACGTCCGTGGAGCCCTGGGCGGGGCCGTCCAGATCGATCCAGGTCGTGCGGAACGCGTCGACGACGACCCAGACGAGGGCGGCCGCGGCGGCCAGGGCGACGGCGAGGGCGACCGGCCGGTTGCCGGAGTCGGCGTCCGGGGAGCGGCCGATGGGGGCCTTGGTGAGCATGAGACCGAAGAGGAGGAGGACGACGACGGAGCCGACGTAGATCAGGACCTGGACCCAGGCGATGAACTCGGCGGTCAGGAGCAGGTACTCGACGGCCAGCCCGCCGAGCGCCACGACCAGCCAGAGGGCGGCGTGCACCAGCTGGCGGGTGGTGACGGTGACGAGGGCGGCGCCGAGGGTGGCGAGGCCGACGAGGACGAAGGCGATCTCGACGCCGGTGGGCGAGAGGAAGCCGTGGGCGGTCTGGGCGGCGAGGGTCACTGCTGGTCCTCCGTGGCCGCCTGGGCGGCGGCCTTCTCCGCCGCCTTGCGGGCCGCGGCGATCTCCTTCGGCTCCTCCGCGTGCGGGTCGAGCGCGGGCGGCTCGGGGACCGTCCACATCCACTCTCGGAGCTTGTCGCGCTCGTGGGTGAGCTCCTGGATGTCGGTCTCCGCGTACTCGAACTCGGGCGACCAGAACAGCGCGTCGAAGGGGCAGACCTCGATGCAGATGCCGCAGTACATGCAGAGCGAGAAGTCGATGGCGAAGCGGTCGAGGACGTTCCGGCTGCGCTCGCGGCCGCCGGGGGCGGCGGGCGGCACCGTCTCCTTGTGGGAGTCGATGTAGATGCACCAGTCGGGGCACTCACGGGCACAGAGCATGCAGACCGTGCAGTTCTCCTCGAACAGGCCGATGACCCCGCGGGTGCGGGGCGGCAGCTCGGGCTGCACGTCCGGGTACTGCGCGGTGACGGTCTTCCTCGTCATCGTGCGGAGCGTGACGGCGAGGCCCTTGGCGAGGCCGGAGCCGGGGATGGGCATTACTGGATCGCCACCTTCACGATGCCGGTGAGCGCGATCTGCGCCAGGGCGAGCGGGACGAGCGTCGTCCAGGCCAGCTTCTGCAGCTGGTCCTCGCGGAGCCGCGGGTAGGACACGCGCAGCCAGATCACGACGAACGCGAGCACGGCCGTCTTGAGGAGGGTCCAGACCCAGCCGAGGCCGTCGCCGCCGAAGGGGCCGTGCCAGCCGCCGAGGAAGAGGACGGTGGTGAGACCGCAGAGGACGACGATGCCCGCGTACTCGGCGAGCAGGAAGAGCGCGAAGCGGAGGCCGGTGTACTCGGTGTACGCGCCGAAGATGATCTCCGAGTCGGCGACGGGCATGTCGAACGGGGGCCGCTGGAGCTCGGCGAGACCGGCGACGAAGAACACGAGCGCGCCGACGATCTGCCAGGGCACCCACCACCACTCGAAGGCGTT contains these protein-coding regions:
- a CDS encoding NuoM family protein, which translates into the protein MQFLLALIVVGPLAGAAAALLPAPPGLKGKSPDQAVLRHGVTVTGVILLAALVLALGFDHDHPSKMQATTDISWIRALDVRIHLGVDGISLPLLVLTALLTFLCALYSYFKMPSGPSPKAFVALLLVLESGTLATFAVLDLVLFFLAFEMVLIPMYFLIARWGGEGRQAAAWKFILYTLLGSVVMLLGLLLIGVKAGTFDMVALATDNGRGLTTSVQVIAVLAIGLGLAVKTPMWPLHSWLPDAHTAAPTVGSVLLAGVLLKMGTYGFVRIVLPITPDGMRTFAPYLAAFAVAGIIYGSLACLALAKPGNKGDLKRLIAYSSVGHMGFVLLGIATMTPTGVNGALFANIAHGLVTGLLFFLVGAVKDRYGTADLDTLAGATGAALYGRAPRLGALLAFAAVASLGLPGLAGFWGEMLALFGAFDPAAGLSRPAFLTFMAIGAFGTLLTAAYLLVVVRRVCMGGPRPAGETAIADVQGYEFAAWTPLVALTVLAGLWPAVLLGLTDPAVQKLLAGGTQ
- a CDS encoding NADH-quinone oxidoreductase subunit L → MTTTTLAVLVPLLPFLGSATGLLLGRTAPGFVRPLAVLPTLAAAVLAVLVAARQGGGRAIDAATQLTPTGSVPVDLALHIDGFAALVAVLVGVVATCVQIYSTGYLREDPRYPSYAALVSLFTSAMLLVVYSGDLMVLLVGWEIMGICSYFLVGHYWETPEARSASLKAFLVTKLGDVPFLIGLFALAADAGTFRITGVLGAVASGGLDHPTLIALLLLAGVAGKSAQFPLHTWLPDAMAGPTPVSALIHAATMVAAGIYFTARLLPVFAASAAAMTVLAVMAAITMVGSALAALAQDDIKRVLAYSTIGQLGYMAGALAVGDRGAAVFHLLSHAAFKALLFLAAGAVIHAAGTNSLTAMSRMSGLAKRIPDAYWTMTVALLALAAIPPFAGFFSKEAVLVAAEHTALGERDVAPAGAGWIVLVAGLLTALLTAAYALRLWLRTFRGHGPEAPDHGRQPIAMTSVLWVLAIPSLGFGLTVTYLDDWFDGHALTPTLTTAVLGTGLAAAGAVITYAVWRTLAARTPAPVPVPHVAHPDAEAGRVEAEALHLPHPAEDPADPGRALLGPLHGPAAAGFHLDAVYRTAFVRPVLAAASLVRFLDREVVDTYVRAAGNGAKGLGWLVRRAQTGNVQTYLSALLAGSVVLAIVAVALANAVAGA
- the nuoK gene encoding NADH-quinone oxidoreductase subunit NuoK yields the protein MHLAYPAVLAALLFAVGLYGVLARRNAILVLMSVELMLNAVNLNLVAFDVWLRDTLHAGQALTLFTIAVAAAEIGIGLAIVLMVHRNRGTSDVDRLRDTKEQPSAEEKAEAAA
- a CDS encoding NADH-quinone oxidoreductase subunit J encodes the protein MTLAAQTAHGFLSPTGVEIAFVLVGLATLGAALVTVTTRQLVHAALWLVVALGGLAVEYLLLTAEFIAWVQVLIYVGSVVVLLLFGLMLTKAPIGRSPDADSGNRPVALAVALAAAAALVWVVVDAFRTTWIDLDGPAQGSTDVTGQILFRHWVLPFEALSVLLLAALVGAIVLSRKKKEDER
- a CDS encoding NADH-quinone oxidoreductase subunit I — its product is MPIPGSGLAKGLAVTLRTMTRKTVTAQYPDVQPELPPRTRGVIGLFEENCTVCMLCARECPDWCIYIDSHKETVPPAAPGGRERSRNVLDRFAIDFSLCMYCGICIEVCPFDALFWSPEFEYAETDIQELTHERDKLREWMWTVPEPPALDPHAEEPKEIAAARKAAEKAAAQAATEDQQ